The following are encoded in a window of Panicum virgatum strain AP13 chromosome 5N, P.virgatum_v5, whole genome shotgun sequence genomic DNA:
- the LOC120673924 gene encoding uncharacterized protein LOC120673924: MVHERGIEISQKTIAAINKVVAPETKVELQSLIGKINFIRRLIANLSGKIQPFSPLLKLKADQKFVWGEAQQRALDEIKQYLTSPPVLVQKHKPFKLYLSADERAIGSALIQEFEGKERVIYFVSRRLLDAETRYSPVERLCLCLYFSCTKLRHYLLSAECVVVSKDDVIKYMLSLPILSGRIGKRILALFEFDLRYESAKAVKGQVMADFVVQHCGPELGIVDLVPWTLFFDGSSCGVGFGISIVLVSPRGATFELSFPIEATATNNQAEYQALLKRIQLLQETGADAIEIFGDSMLVVNQLIGIYECKDDILRVYHEECCQLLREFRKVTIEHVPKLYNGDANRLAQHTSGYRPIEGVMTLELPADDWRREIVEYLENPSKKVSRRIRFQATKYVLLERELYYRTIDGVLLRCLDKEEANVLMGEIHEGVCGSHQSAYKMKWVIKRNGYFWPTMLEDCFTYYKGCQGCQKFGNVQRAPASAMNPIIKP; this comes from the coding sequence atggttcatgaaaggggaattgaaattagtcagaagaccattgcagccattaacaaagtagtggctccagaaacgaaagttgaacttcaatcgttgatcggcaagattaactTTATTCGGAGATTAATTGCTAATCTATCCGGTAAAATACAGCCATTCAGTCCTctattgaagttgaaggccgatcagaaaTTTGTATGGGGAGAAGCACAGCAAAGGGCGTTGGATGAGATCAAGCAATATCTAACATCGCCTCCTGTGTTGGttcaaaagcacaagccgtttaagttatatttatcggctgatgagcgtgctatcggatcggcccttattcaagaatttgagGGAAAAGAGCGCGTGATATATTTCGTCAGTAGAAGACtcttggatgctgaaaccaggtattctcctgttgaaagattatgtctctgcttatacttttcttgtaccaagcttagacattatctgttatcggctgagtgtgttgtggtaagcaaagatgatgttattaaatacatgctctcgttgccgattttgagtgggagAATTGGAAAACGGATTCTGGCCTTGTTTGAGTTTGATCtgagatatgaatcggctaaagcggTTAAGGGACAAGTCATggccgattttgttgttcaGCACTGTGGGCCAGAATTAGGGATTGTTGATCTAGTTCCATGGACATTATTCTTTGATGGTTCATCATGTGGAGTTGGATTTGGTATTAGCATTGTCTTGGTGTCACCTCGAGGGGCAACATTTGAGttgtcttttccaatagaaGCTACTGCTACCAACAATCAGGCTGAATACCAGGCTTTGCTTAAAAGAATTCAGCTATTACAAGAAACCGGAGCTGATGCAATTGAAATATTTGGGGACTCCATGTTAGTGGTTAATCAGTTGATCGGCATATATGAATGTAAAGATGATATCCTACGGGTCTATCATGAAGAATGCTGCCAATTACTGAGAGAATTCAGAAAGGTAACCATAGAACATGTACCCAAGCTTTATAATGGAGATGCTAATCGGCTAGCACAGCATACTTCTGGTTATCGGCCGATAGAAGGAGTGATGACATTGGAATTACCTGCCGATGATTGGAGGAGAGAAATTGTGGAGTATTTGGAAAATCCCTCCAAGAAAGTAAGCCGAAGGATAAGATTTCAGGCGACTAAATATGTGTTGCTTGAAAGAGAGCTATATTAtcggacgattgatggagttttACTCAGATGCCTTGACAAAGAGGAAGCTAACGTCTTGATGGGAGAGATACATGAGGGTGTCTGTGGTTCACATCAATCGGCATACAAAATGAAGTGGGTAATCAAGAGAAATGGAtacttttggccaaccatgttAGAAGATTGCTTCACTTATTATAAAGGTTGTCAAGGGTGTCAGAAATTTGGAAATGTGCAGAGAGCACCGGCATCGGCTATGAATCCCATTATTAAGCCGtag